In the genome of Elusimicrobiaceae bacterium, one region contains:
- the recR gene encoding recombination mediator RecR: MKSFDRMIKALRRLPGVGPRQAERYTAYFLKAPGPVAEDFIAALRELKASVRVCRRCFSYAENELCEICSDPRRNQELLCVVEDPQDVEAVEKTGAFRGYYHVLGGPVSPIDGLGVDSVRLKELVSRVKAEPGLGEVIIATDPDTEGEATALYIADLLRGLVPRITRIAYGVPLGGDLDYTDELTLGYALKGRTDL, from the coding sequence ATGAAAAGTTTTGACCGCATGATCAAAGCGCTGCGCCGCCTGCCCGGAGTGGGGCCGCGGCAGGCGGAGCGGTATACGGCTTATTTTCTCAAGGCGCCCGGTCCGGTCGCGGAGGATTTCATAGCCGCGCTGCGGGAGCTGAAGGCGTCGGTGCGGGTCTGCCGCCGCTGTTTTTCATACGCGGAAAACGAGCTGTGCGAAATCTGCTCCGATCCGCGCCGCAATCAGGAGCTGCTTTGCGTGGTCGAGGATCCGCAGGACGTGGAAGCCGTGGAGAAAACCGGCGCGTTCAGGGGTTATTATCATGTGCTGGGCGGCCCGGTTTCGCCGATTGACGGACTGGGCGTGGATTCCGTGCGGCTTAAAGAGCTGGTCAGCCGGGTAAAAGCGGAACCCGGCCTCGGGGAAGTGATCATCGCAACCGATCCCGATACGGAAGGCGAGGCCACAGCGCTTTATATCGCCGACCTCCTGCGCGGGCTGGTGCCGCGGATAACGCGCATCGCCTACGGCGTGCCGCTGGGCGGAGATCTCGATTATACCGACGAGCTGACTCTGGGCTACGCACTCAAGGGCAGAACCGATCTGTAA
- the dnaX gene encoding DNA polymerase III subunit gamma/tau has product MAETQHINLARKYRPMTFEDVVGQGAISKTLENSLRLGRIAHAYLFHGPRGCGKTTSARILAKALNCTGGGAEKPVVSPCGKCPQCLEIAAGSDMDVLEIDAASNTQVEKVREVIIDTVSLSAGRDRYKVFILDEVHMLSDASFNALLKTIEEPPPHVVFILATTEHHKVPVTITSRCQGFRFKTIGAEDIFGRLKFISGKEKFDIEDAALALIAKAANGALRDAQTLLDRAVSYAPGHVSAQLVGEMLGYMPAELVEMACAALLAGDGGKLHDAFETVRREGYDPAAFLRDLKAGLAELFYFRLGYGKPPFDGAAELVKAAPPAFLAGFVRRVGKISDEVRFSDMPLVQAETGLFTVMQAVPDFEGMVRRLETLESRLASGNFKHASAPETAAASSCGRAEGEAAVSKQAAEPPSGSAAPASAAGSEPVFRPGPAEEAETDRGLADGTAWKKLLDTLAEGYPLLYEIMSKCRVALGPNEWNMVFSTRFQLDAAERNAERLNALAAEAAGRALRLKFSFGEAVQKPHVEEIVSEPVSDCGTQLTEEAPFVEGQYHWEDLAGGSAAATEPALARLLKIIPGKVVRPESGGDNEKF; this is encoded by the coding sequence ATGGCTGAAACGCAGCACATCAATCTGGCCCGCAAGTACAGGCCTATGACTTTTGAAGACGTTGTCGGGCAGGGCGCGATTTCCAAAACTCTGGAAAATTCGCTCAGGCTCGGCCGGATTGCGCACGCGTACCTGTTCCACGGGCCGCGCGGGTGCGGCAAAACGACCAGCGCGCGCATTCTGGCCAAGGCGCTCAACTGCACGGGCGGCGGAGCGGAGAAACCGGTGGTCAGTCCGTGCGGCAAGTGTCCGCAATGCCTGGAAATCGCCGCCGGCAGCGATATGGACGTGCTGGAAATAGACGCCGCCAGCAACACCCAGGTGGAAAAAGTGCGCGAGGTGATTATAGACACCGTGTCGCTTTCAGCCGGGCGCGACCGTTACAAGGTGTTCATTCTGGACGAAGTGCATATGCTGTCGGACGCATCGTTCAACGCGCTTTTGAAAACCATCGAGGAGCCGCCCCCGCATGTAGTGTTCATTCTTGCCACCACGGAGCATCACAAGGTGCCGGTGACGATCACTTCGCGGTGCCAGGGGTTCCGGTTCAAGACAATCGGCGCGGAAGATATTTTCGGGCGGCTGAAGTTTATCAGCGGCAAGGAAAAATTCGATATTGAAGACGCCGCGCTGGCGCTTATTGCCAAAGCCGCCAACGGCGCGCTGCGCGACGCGCAGACCCTGCTCGACCGCGCGGTTTCCTACGCGCCGGGCCATGTGAGCGCGCAGCTGGTCGGCGAAATGCTCGGGTACATGCCGGCGGAACTGGTTGAAATGGCGTGCGCCGCGCTGCTCGCCGGCGACGGCGGAAAACTGCACGACGCTTTTGAAACGGTGCGCCGCGAAGGGTACGACCCGGCCGCGTTTCTGCGGGATCTGAAAGCCGGGCTGGCGGAACTGTTTTATTTCAGGCTGGGGTACGGCAAGCCGCCGTTTGACGGCGCCGCCGAACTGGTTAAAGCCGCGCCGCCCGCGTTTTTGGCGGGTTTTGTCAGGCGGGTCGGCAAGATTTCGGACGAGGTGCGGTTTTCCGACATGCCGCTGGTGCAGGCTGAGACCGGTCTGTTTACCGTGATGCAGGCCGTGCCGGATTTCGAGGGCATGGTGCGCCGGCTTGAAACGCTGGAAAGCCGGCTCGCTTCCGGAAATTTTAAACACGCTTCCGCGCCGGAAACGGCCGCCGCGTCGTCATGCGGCCGCGCGGAAGGCGAAGCTGCCGTTTCAAAACAGGCTGCGGAACCGCCGTCGGGTTCCGCGGCTCCGGCTTCAGCCGCCGGATCCGAACCTGTTTTCCGGCCCGGCCCGGCGGAAGAGGCGGAAACCGACCGCGGGCTGGCCGACGGAACCGCCTGGAAGAAACTGCTGGACACGCTTGCCGAGGGCTATCCGCTGCTTTACGAAATAATGTCGAAGTGCCGGGTGGCGTTAGGGCCGAATGAGTGGAATATGGTTTTTTCCACGCGGTTTCAGCTTGATGCCGCGGAACGCAATGCCGAACGGCTGAACGCGCTGGCGGCCGAAGCGGCCGGGCGCGCGCTGCGGCTGAAATTTTCGTTTGGCGAGGCGGTTCAGAAACCGCATGTGGAGGAAATCGTTTCGGAACCGGTGTCCGATTGCGGCACGCAGCTTACCGAAGAGGCGCCGTTTGTTGAAGGGCAGTACCACTGGGAAGATCTCGCCGGCGGATCCGCCGCCGCGACAGAACCGGCGCTGGCGCGGCTGCTTAAAATCATTCCCGGCAAGGTGGTCCGGCCGGAATCCGGCGGCGATAATGAAAAGTTTTGA